Within the Methanobrevibacter sp. genome, the region AACGAATGTTAACTTGAATTCTTCCGATTCTTCCAGTTCTTTGGAGTTCTCTTAAATCTAAGTCATTACTAAGTAAACCTTCAGTTTGCCCAAATACAGCTCCAACGACATCAGGTTTTTCTACAATACCGTTAGCAGTAATTTGAGCGTGAATTAAATATTTTGTAGTTGTTAATTCTTCTCCTTTTCCCATTCTTAAGCCTCCTAAGCTTATTAATCGGGATAATTTATGTAACTATTAAAAAGTTATTTGATAAATTTGCATAAATTATACGATAATCATATATATTCTTCAGTCTTATAGACCTATTATACACTAAAAAAGAGTTTTACATTTGCAGTGAGTCCACTATTAAGGTTTTACTATCAATATCTCTGATTGTTTTTAGTTAAAAGTTATATTTCCTTAATAATCGTAGTTTTCTCCTGTCTTTGAATAAATTAATAATGAATTTAATAATAATGATATGTAAATTAACTCTATTGAGTATATAATAATGTTAAGTATTTCCTTAAAAATACTACAATTATTATTTATTAGTAAAACTAATATATAAATTGTATTATAATTGAAGTGAAGAATTGGTGAGGTTATGTCAATTAGTCCAAAGGATTTATTAAATAAAAATAAAAATTTGAACAAAAGAGTAGAAATTAGTGAAATTTGTTTAGAAAATGTTACAATTGATGATTTAAAATTTGATGGAAATAACTATAATGAGTATATAAATTTATATTCTCTTTTGGAAAGTGTGTCTTCATGTCAAGTTTCAGATGCATTTAATGGAATTTCCAGACGTTCAGGTGTCATTCAAAAAATAAAACCAATCAATAATCAGAAAGTATTTGGTAGAATTTTCACTGCTGAAACTGATAGTGATGATTGGGGAACTTCTGCAATGGCAATTGATGCTGCAGAAGATGGAGATATTTTATTTTTTAAAGTGAACAATGATGATAAGGCAATTTGGGGTGAACTTGCGTCAACTTGTGCTCGTGACAATGGAATAAAAGCAACTGTAATTTATGGATCAGCACGTGATCTTGATGCTTTATTGTATATGGATTATCCTGTATTTGCAACAAACTATTGTCCTAATGCCGGGTCTGCTTTGGGTTTAGGAAGTTTAAATGAACCATTGGATATTGATGGATTTATAGTAAATCCTGGTGATTTCTTCATTGGAGATGAATGTGGTATTGTTGTTATTCCACAAGAATTATTTTCACAAACTATGGTTGCTGCTTTAGGTGTTAAAATTAAGGAATCAATGATTATAGATAAAATTTCACAGGGAGTTACCTTGTCTGAAATTGTTGGTCTTGGAAAAAAATAGCAAAACATTTAATATGTTACCTATGTTTATATATAAATATATCGATACCTTTATATACTACTTCCTCATTATATATAACTGATACAGATTTGATTTTATGAAATTATTAGGAAAAAGTTTGCATATAGCAAATTCAGGAAAATTAATAGCTCGAACAACCAAGACATCGTCACCGGGAGCTATAGTATTTGATAGTAACAAGAAGAAGATTGGTAAAGTAGGATATGTTTTTGGACCTACTGCCCGTCCCTATGTCTCAATTAGATTATTTAGACAAGCAAATAGGGATGAAATTGCGAAAAACTGTGGTGAAAAATTATTTGTATCAAAACCAAAATCCAAAAAGACTAGAAAAAGGAGGATGAAATCACGCCAAAACAAACCCCACAACCGAAAGTAGATGAAATTCCAAGAAGAGGAAGACGTGGAAGAAGAGCACAATTGGCTAAAGCACAAGAAGAAGGACCAAAAGAACCAACAGTCTGTCCTGAATGTGGATCAACCGAATTAATTGGTGACTACGAAAGAGCAGAAGTTGTATGTTCTCGTTGTGGATTAGTTATTGATGAAAATCTTGTGGACATGGGTCCTGAATGGAGAGCATTCGACCATGAACAAAGAGACAAACGTACCAGAGTAGGTGCTCCAATTACTTACACTATTCACGATAAGGGTTTAAGTACCATGATTGATTGGAGAAACAAGGATATCTATGGTCGTGACATCCCTGCAAGAAACAGAGCACAATGGTACAGATTAAGAAAATGGCAAAGGAAAATCAGAATTTCCGGTGCTACTGAAAGAAACTTAGCATTCGCATTAAGTGAACTTGACCGTGACTCCTCAAGATTAGGACTTCCAAGAAGTGTTAGGGAAGCTGCAAGTGTAGTATACAGAAGTGCGGTTGACAACAAATTGATCAGAGGAAGAAGTATTGAAGGAGTAGTAGCAGCATCATTATACGCTGCATGTAGACGTTGTAACGTTCCACGTACTTTAGATGAAATTGCTGAAGTATCTAGAGTAACTAAAAAAGAAGTAGGTCGTACATACAGATTCTTAACCCGTGAGTTAAACATCAAATTACCGCCAACTTCTCCAGTAGATTACGTTCCTAGATTTGCATCAGAACTCGGGCTTTCCGGTGAAGCACAATCCAAAGCTATTAAAATCATTGAAAAAGCAATGGAAAAAGGATTAACTTCAGGAAGAGGACCAACTGGTGTAGCAGCTGCAGCATTATATATTGCATCAGTTTTACTTGGGGACAGAAAAACCCAAAGAGATGTAGCTGAAATTGCTGGTGTTACTGAAGTAACTATCAGAAACAGGTACAAAGAACTTACAGAACAATTAGAAATGGGTGTTACTTTATAAACACCTTTTTTACTTTCTTTTTTTTAAATTTTAAAGATTAATAATCTTTCATAAAATTTAGTACTTTATATTTTTATTTCAATATTGATTTAATTTTTAAATAGTGATTATATAACTGTGTTTGAAAAATAGTGTAAATTAAGTTGGGATAATGAAGAAAAAGTTTAGTCTAGCTTTTCAACTACTTCTTCTCCAACAGCAGTCAATCTATAAAGACGTCTTTTTCTTGCTTCTTCATTGATGCATTCTACCATTCCATTTTCTTTTAACTCACGAAGGACTTTTGAAATATGGTTTGGTAATATTCCTGCTTCTTCTGCAATTTTAGTTGGTGTTTTAACATCATCTTTTAATGCTTTCATTGTTTTAACACGGTATGTACTAATGTTTACATAAGCATATTTTTTTAGTGTTTCATCATCCATTGGTTTTCCCTCCTGGAATTAGTAGTTATTTCTTAATAACTTTTACTTACTATATAAAACTAATGTAACTTAATGGGTATTATAATGTATGTATTATGATATTTAAAATTATCTGAAAAAATTTTAAAAAAAAGAAAAAATGTAGATGTTAATCATCTACTTAACAGTAATTATAGCTTTTTTAGTTGCAGCATTGTAATAGCTACTTCCACTATATCTGATTGTTGCAGTGAATTTACATTTATAGAATAATTTGGTGATCTTAAATGTTGCAACACCATAAGCATTGGTCTTTGCATAGTAGTATCTACCATTAACTTTTAAGGTAACTTTTTTGTATTTCATTACTTTTCCTGCTTGGTTTTTTAATGTAATGCTGTATTTTTTTGTTTTTGTTGATTTTTTAAATGTTTTTGCAGCGGAGGTTATTTTTGGAATTCCTTTTTTGACAGTAATTTTGATTGTTTTTGAGGAATCTTTGTAGTTGTCATCTCCTGCAAATTTTGTTTTTATAGTATATGTTTTAATACCAAAGTATGATGAAGATATTTTTATCTGACCGTTTTTATCGGTAATTTTGGTAGCTATTTGTTTACCGTTTGCATAAAATGTTACTTTAACTCCGCTGATCGCTTTTTTGGAACTGTCTTTTAAAGTTATTACAAAATTACTACCATAACGGATAGCAGTTGATGGGGATATTGTAAGTGTTGTTACTTTTTTACCATTAATTGTGCAATCCTTTGTGTTTTGTCCGGATTTTGCAGTGTTGTCCTTAAATGTACATGAGTAACTGGTACTTTTATACATTGCTCCACCGTAATTAACTGCGTAATTTCCGGTAAAAGTGCATGATTTTGCAATTCCTTCAATCATTGCTCCACCATTTTTCTTTGCGGAGTTTTCATTAAATGTACAGGATTTTGCGGTTCCAATATACATTGCACCTCCGTTGGATTTTGCATAATTACTGATGAAACTGCTGCTTGTAACATCTGTTGAATAGGTTGCTCCACCATATTCTGCTGAGTTATTAATAAACTTACAATTATTAGCGGTTCCTTCAGCGATTGCTCCACCTAATGATCTAGCATAGTTTTGGGTAAATGTACAGTGGTTAGCGGTAACTTTATAGATTGCTCCACCATAATCTGCGGAATTTTTAACAAAATTACAATAGTTGGCAGTACCGTTATAGATTGCTCCACCAAAACCATCTTCACAGTTTAGAGCATAGTTGTTGGTAAATGTACAGTGGTTAGCAGTACCTCCATATATTGCTCCTCCTGCTTGTTTTGCAGAATTGGTTGTAAAATTGCAGTAGTTTGCTTCATAATTTCCATAAATTGCTCCACCCATTGATTCATCTTCTTGGGAACAACCATGGATAAAGTTTATATTGTTGAATATAACTTTACAACCTTCAGTTATCTTGAAAATACGAGCATGTTTGTCCCCATCAAGTGTGTGTCCGTTACCATTAATAGTTACGTCACGGCTTATGGTAATTCCAGTTTTAAAGTCATAATCAGTATTACTGTTGTATGTATAATCATCACTCAATTCAATGGTTGAATCAGAATTATCATTAATTAATTTATTTAAATCAGTAAATGTGTTCGGAGTGGTGGCAATTGCATTATTTGTCGAATCCATTGCAAGTGTGTCATTTGTTGTGTTATCTGATGCACTTACTGCAGATATTGCAAGCAAACTTATCAATACTGTTAATATTATGAATTTCTTGTTTAGCAAAATTTCCCTCCATAATTAATTTAGATATATTTTTGGTTAATATATGATATAATTATTTAGGATTTTATTCAGATTTTATCTCATATGGATTTAATTCAATCTTTTGTGTATCTGGAATTCATCAATATCTTATTAATATTTATCATTGTAATATTTTTCATTGAAATAACTGGTTGTACTGCAATCGGGTAATGTGTTATTTTTTTACTCCCAAAATTCATCATCATCGTAGTTCATGCCCCAGTCTGGGCTGTCAGATAGGTCGGATCCGCAATTTTCACATACTAAATTTCCAAGGTCATTTAAATGTCCACAAACATCACATGTTATCATGTTTAATCCTCCTAATGTGAGTGCCATAATTGTATAGGTCTCTAAAATAGAGAATCCATAAACTTAATCTTTTGAGTATTTTTCGATTCTATATTTCAATTCACGTACAATTCCATCATTGTTATGATTTTTAACTTTTTCAAGTTTTTCCTGATATTTGGGAAGTCTTGACAAGAATTTTTTAACTTTAGAAGCATTCATGGTTTCATGATATTCTCCGTAACCTAATTTTTCAACATAAAATCCGTTTAGTGTTTGTTCAAAGTTTCCAATAGCTGGAACTGAATAAATAGGTTTTTTAAGATGTATTGCTTCAGAAATGAATGTGAATCCTCCGTTACATATAACTGCTTTGGATGATGCTAAATCATCGTAGAAAACATCTTCATTAAATTCTTTGTATGTTAAATTGCCGTCAACTTCGTTTTTATTAAATCCATAAACAATGAATTTTTCATTATTGAGTGACTTTAACTTACGGACCAATTGTACACTTTCTTTGCTTGTTTGGTATACAATTACATGTTTTCCTTCTTTAGGTTCTAGTTTTAAGATATCTTCACGTATGATTGGAGGGTATATTACTGCATTTTTTCCTGATCTTACTTTGGGATAGAAGAAACTTGTTAAAATATGAACTTTTGGTTTAACAACATATGTTTTGATTACACCTTTTGCCTTGACCATTTCAACATATTTGTCTTTCGGATAATCAAATTTGGTTTGGGTAATCATATGAATGTTATCTAAGCTGATTAAAGGAATATTCAATAGTTTGGATACCATTGTTGCATAAATCTCAAAATCAGTTACAATAACATCTGGTCTGAGATCTCTTGCTTTTTTATATAATGTTTCATATCCTTCTTTTAGGTTTGCTGGATTTCTTTTTAGTGCACTTGCAAGAGTTTTTAAGTTATTTACTTTATTGTTGATGTAGACTGTGTTGAATCCTCCAATTTTATAAACATTGTCAAATTTGGATTTCAGGTACTCATAAGCCCTGTCACTTGAGAATAAATAGACATCATAGTCTTCTTTGATTTTGCCGACAATTACTCCAGTCCTTATTGCATGACCCATTCCTTCACCACAGACACAGTAAAAGACTATTCTTTTATCTCTTTCAGGTTTGGCATTTATCTGGGATCTTGCATTGATGATTTTTTCTTTTGACTCGTCATAGGTTCCTTTTATATCATTAACTTTTTCAAGGCCTTTTTCAAGTCTTGACATATCTGATTCGGATATTTTTTCGTGGCCAAAATTATAGTTCAGTTCACTTGCATCAGTTCTTTTTCCTAAGAAATCATTAACTGTACTTTCACCGTATTGTCTGATGAGTGTTGCAAGTCCTTCCTCTTCAAGTCTTCTGGTTGAAACACCAATTCTAGCATTTCTTAAAACTCTGAAACGTTCCTTTTTAGCCAATCTTTCAATATAATCAGTATCTTCTCCAAATGTCAAGTCTTCATCAAATCCATTGCATTCTTCATGTAATTTTCTCTTTGCGATGATTCCATAGCATCCCGCACCATGGGGCTTAATTTTTTCAACACCTATCATAAAGTAATTTGCAAATTCGTGGAATAATTTATCTTCGACTTTATTTGAAAGGGGTTTCATACGAGTGATTGCAATTCCAAGCCTTTCCATTTGAAACTCATAAATAACGTCTCTTAGGTAATCTTCTGTTAACTTCAAATCTGAATCTAAAAAGATTAAAATATCTCCCTTTGCAACTTTAGCACCATTATTTCTACCTACTGCCGGCATGCCTCCATCTACTAGGATACAACCGTATTCCTGAGCTATTTCTCTTGTTCTGTCAGTTGAATTTGCATCAGCTACAATAACTTCATAATCATCAAAATCTTGTTCTTTAATACTGTCTAGAAGAATTGGGAGATAATCTTCTTCATTGTAAGTAGGTATAATAATGCTTAAAATCATATGTTAAGGTTTATTTTTTGTTGTATTAAATATTTGTG harbors:
- a CDS encoding RraA family protein, with product MSISPKDLLNKNKNLNKRVEISEICLENVTIDDLKFDGNNYNEYINLYSLLESVSSCQVSDAFNGISRRSGVIQKIKPINNQKVFGRIFTAETDSDDWGTSAMAIDAAEDGDILFFKVNNDDKAIWGELASTCARDNGIKATVIYGSARDLDALLYMDYPVFATNYCPNAGSALGLGSLNEPLDIDGFIVNPGDFFIGDECGIVVIPQELFSQTMVAALGVKIKESMIIDKISQGVTLSEIVGLGKK
- a CDS encoding Gar1/Naf1 family protein, with the protein product MKLLGKSLHIANSGKLIARTTKTSSPGAIVFDSNKKKIGKVGYVFGPTARPYVSIRLFRQANRDEIAKNCGEKLFVSKPKSKKTRKRRMKSRQNKPHNRK
- a CDS encoding transcription initiation factor IIB yields the protein MAKAQEEGPKEPTVCPECGSTELIGDYERAEVVCSRCGLVIDENLVDMGPEWRAFDHEQRDKRTRVGAPITYTIHDKGLSTMIDWRNKDIYGRDIPARNRAQWYRLRKWQRKIRISGATERNLAFALSELDRDSSRLGLPRSVREAASVVYRSAVDNKLIRGRSIEGVVAASLYAACRRCNVPRTLDEIAEVSRVTKKEVGRTYRFLTRELNIKLPPTSPVDYVPRFASELGLSGEAQSKAIKIIEKAMEKGLTSGRGPTGVAAAALYIASVLLGDRKTQRDVAEIAGVTEVTIRNRYKELTEQLEMGVTL
- a CDS encoding winged helix-turn-helix domain-containing protein; protein product: MDDETLKKYAYVNISTYRVKTMKALKDDVKTPTKIAEEAGILPNHISKVLRELKENGMVECINEEARKRRLYRLTAVGEEVVEKLD
- a CDS encoding Ig-like domain repeat protein, which encodes MLNKKFIILTVLISLLAISAVSASDNTTNDTLAMDSTNNAIATTPNTFTDLNKLINDNSDSTIELSDDYTYNSNTDYDFKTGITISRDVTINGNGHTLDGDKHARIFKITEGCKVIFNNINFIHGCSQEDESMGGAIYGNYEANYCNFTTNSAKQAGGAIYGGTANHCTFTNNYALNCEDGFGGAIYNGTANYCNFVKNSADYGGAIYKVTANHCTFTQNYARSLGGAIAEGTANNCKFINNSAEYGGATYSTDVTSSSFISNYAKSNGGAMYIGTAKSCTFNENSAKKNGGAMIEGIAKSCTFTGNYAVNYGGAMYKSTSYSCTFKDNTAKSGQNTKDCTINGKKVTTLTISPSTAIRYGSNFVITLKDSSKKAISGVKVTFYANGKQIATKITDKNGQIKISSSYFGIKTYTIKTKFAGDDNYKDSSKTIKITVKKGIPKITSAAKTFKKSTKTKKYSITLKNQAGKVMKYKKVTLKVNGRYYYAKTNAYGVATFKITKLFYKCKFTATIRYSGSSYYNAATKKAIITVK
- a CDS encoding glycosyltransferase, translating into MILSIIIPTYNEEDYLPILLDSIKEQDFDDYEVIVADANSTDRTREIAQEYGCILVDGGMPAVGRNNGAKVAKGDILIFLDSDLKLTEDYLRDVIYEFQMERLGIAITRMKPLSNKVEDKLFHEFANYFMIGVEKIKPHGAGCYGIIAKRKLHEECNGFDEDLTFGEDTDYIERLAKKERFRVLRNARIGVSTRRLEEEGLATLIRQYGESTVNDFLGKRTDASELNYNFGHEKISESDMSRLEKGLEKVNDIKGTYDESKEKIINARSQINAKPERDKRIVFYCVCGEGMGHAIRTGVIVGKIKEDYDVYLFSSDRAYEYLKSKFDNVYKIGGFNTVYINNKVNNLKTLASALKRNPANLKEGYETLYKKARDLRPDVIVTDFEIYATMVSKLLNIPLISLDNIHMITQTKFDYPKDKYVEMVKAKGVIKTYVVKPKVHILTSFFYPKVRSGKNAVIYPPIIREDILKLEPKEGKHVIVYQTSKESVQLVRKLKSLNNEKFIVYGFNKNEVDGNLTYKEFNEDVFYDDLASSKAVICNGGFTFISEAIHLKKPIYSVPAIGNFEQTLNGFYVEKLGYGEYHETMNASKVKKFLSRLPKYQEKLEKVKNHNNDGIVRELKYRIEKYSKD